A window from Gossypium raimondii isolate GPD5lz chromosome 7, ASM2569854v1, whole genome shotgun sequence encodes these proteins:
- the LOC105797011 gene encoding ascorbate transporter, chloroplastic isoform X1, with protein MAIGGLISNRSFGSFIGSGKVCQGEQAILLHKGERSGIAVLHGNMFYRKLWSQTANGFLSGYTCGRYLRSTVHLDENTLKPLSVSPNGRQLISSVSLCHCKKSHKVSPRQRSRGSFGYYSFSSPVPGGCLEPSDKDGIGKNSTSAYYKSEEYDITEAKVDSLPSPDGMNEAILVGGDMQEAVPLWQDFPKRWVIVLLCFAAFLLCNMDRVNMSIAILPMSKEFNWNSATVGLIQSSFFWGYLLTQILGGIWADKIGGKLVLGFGVVWWSVATVLTPIAARFGLPFLLIMRAFMGIGEGVAMPAMNNLLSKWIPVSERSRSLALVYSGMYLGSVIGLAFSPILINKFGWPSVFYSFGSLGSIWFALWLRKAYSSPKEDPELSKEEKKIIMGGSISKEPVTVIPWQLILSKAPVWALIISHFCHNWGTFILLTWMPTYYNQVLKFNLTESGLLCVLPWLTMAAFANIGGWIADTLVSKGLSVTTVRKIMQSIGFLGPAFFLTQLIHVKTPAMAVLCMACSQGSDAFSQSGLYSNHQDIGPRYAGVLLGLSNTAGVLAGVFGTAATGYILQRGSWNDVFKVSVALYIIGTLVWNLFSTGEKVLD; from the exons ATGGCTATCGGCGGTCTGATTTCCAACCGGAGTTTCGGTTCTTTTATCGGTTCAG GTAAAGTATGTCAAGGGGAACAAGCCATTTTGCTTCACAAGGGAGAGAGATCAGGCATTGCTGTTCTGCATGGTAACATGTTTTACCGGAAGTTATGGAGCCAAACAGCAAATGGTTTTTTATCTGGATACACATGCGGCCGATATCTAAGGAGTACTGTTCATTTAGAtgaaaacactttgaaacctcTATCAGTTTCACCTAATGGCAGACAACTTATTTCTTCAGTGTCATTGTGCCACTGTAAGAAGTCTCACAAAGTTTCCCCGCGACAAAGAAGTAGAGGAAGTTTTGGATACTATTCTTTTTCAAGTCCAGTGCCTGGAGGTTGCCTTGAGCCAAGTGACAAGGATGGGATAGGAAAAAACAGTACTTCTGCTTACTATAAATCTGAAGAGTATGACATAACAGAAGCAAAGGTGGACTCTTTGCCATCTCCAGATGGAATGAACGAAGCTATTCTAGTTGGAGGAGACATGCAGGAAGCAGTCCCGTTGTGGCAGGATTTTCCAAAGCGCTGGGTTATTGTGCTGCTATGTTTTGCAGCCTTCCTGTTATGCAATATGGATCGT GTTAACATGAGCATTGCTATACTCCCCATGTCGAAAGAGTTCAACTGGAACAGTGCAACAGTTGGTTTGATTCAGTCCTCCTTTTTTTGGGGATACTTGCTCACTCAG ATTCTTGGAGGCATATGGGCAGATAAAATTGGTGGGAAGTTAGTCCTGGGGTTTGGAGTTGTCTGGTGGTCAGTAGCTACTGTTTTGACACCTATTGCTGCAAGATTTGGACTGCCATTTTTGCTAATTATGCGTGCTTTTATGGGAATTGGCGAG GGTGTGGCTATGCCAGCGATGAACAACCTACTTTCAAAGTGGATTCCAGTGTCAGAGAGAAGTAGATCGCTTGCACTTGTGTACAGTGGCATGTATCTTGGTTCTGTTATTGGGCTGGCTTTCTCTCCTATCTTAATCAACAAGTTTGGGTGGCCATCTGTATTTTACTCATTTGGCTCCCTTGGAAGCATCTGGTTTGCATTATGGTTGAGAAAA GCATATAGCTCCCCAAAGGAAGACCCTGAGctaagtaaagaagaaaagaaaataatcatGGGAGGCAGCATATCCAAGGAACCTGTAACGGTCATTCCATGGCAATTAATATTATCAAAAGCCCCTGTTTGGGCTCTCATAATTTCTCACTTCTGCCATAATTGGGGAACTTTTATTCTCTTGACATGGATGCCTACATACTATAATCAG GTTTTGAAGTTCAACCTGACTGAATCTGGACTCCTCTGTGTATTGCCATGGTTGACTATGGCTGCCTTTGCGAATATAGGAGGATGGATCGCAGACACACTAGTGAGCAAAGGTCTTTCTGTAACAACAGTTCGTAAG ATCATGCAATCGATAGGTTTTCTAGGGCCAGCTTTCTTCCTTACGCAGCTAATCCATGTCAAGACACCTGCTATGGCAGTGCTGTGCATGGCATGTAGTCAG GGATCTGATGCATTCTCTCAATCTGGTCTTTATTCCAATCACCAAGACATCGGCCCACGATATGCT GGAGTTCTATTAGGATTGTCAAACACAGCCGGAGTGCTGGCTGGTGTTTTTGGGACTGCTGCTACTGGTTACATACTCCAACGAG GTTCCTGGAATGATGTGTTTAAGGTGTCAGTTGCATTGTACATCATAGGCACGTTAGTTTGGAACTTATTTTCAACCGGAGAGAAAGTTCTCGACTAA
- the LOC105797011 gene encoding ascorbate transporter, chloroplastic isoform X2 gives MFYRKLWSQTANGFLSGYTCGRYLRSTVHLDENTLKPLSVSPNGRQLISSVSLCHCKKSHKVSPRQRSRGSFGYYSFSSPVPGGCLEPSDKDGIGKNSTSAYYKSEEYDITEAKVDSLPSPDGMNEAILVGGDMQEAVPLWQDFPKRWVIVLLCFAAFLLCNMDRVNMSIAILPMSKEFNWNSATVGLIQSSFFWGYLLTQILGGIWADKIGGKLVLGFGVVWWSVATVLTPIAARFGLPFLLIMRAFMGIGEGVAMPAMNNLLSKWIPVSERSRSLALVYSGMYLGSVIGLAFSPILINKFGWPSVFYSFGSLGSIWFALWLRKAYSSPKEDPELSKEEKKIIMGGSISKEPVTVIPWQLILSKAPVWALIISHFCHNWGTFILLTWMPTYYNQVLKFNLTESGLLCVLPWLTMAAFANIGGWIADTLVSKGLSVTTVRKIMQSIGFLGPAFFLTQLIHVKTPAMAVLCMACSQGSDAFSQSGLYSNHQDIGPRYAGVLLGLSNTAGVLAGVFGTAATGYILQRGSWNDVFKVSVALYIIGTLVWNLFSTGEKVLD, from the exons ATGTTTTACCGGAAGTTATGGAGCCAAACAGCAAATGGTTTTTTATCTGGATACACATGCGGCCGATATCTAAGGAGTACTGTTCATTTAGAtgaaaacactttgaaacctcTATCAGTTTCACCTAATGGCAGACAACTTATTTCTTCAGTGTCATTGTGCCACTGTAAGAAGTCTCACAAAGTTTCCCCGCGACAAAGAAGTAGAGGAAGTTTTGGATACTATTCTTTTTCAAGTCCAGTGCCTGGAGGTTGCCTTGAGCCAAGTGACAAGGATGGGATAGGAAAAAACAGTACTTCTGCTTACTATAAATCTGAAGAGTATGACATAACAGAAGCAAAGGTGGACTCTTTGCCATCTCCAGATGGAATGAACGAAGCTATTCTAGTTGGAGGAGACATGCAGGAAGCAGTCCCGTTGTGGCAGGATTTTCCAAAGCGCTGGGTTATTGTGCTGCTATGTTTTGCAGCCTTCCTGTTATGCAATATGGATCGT GTTAACATGAGCATTGCTATACTCCCCATGTCGAAAGAGTTCAACTGGAACAGTGCAACAGTTGGTTTGATTCAGTCCTCCTTTTTTTGGGGATACTTGCTCACTCAG ATTCTTGGAGGCATATGGGCAGATAAAATTGGTGGGAAGTTAGTCCTGGGGTTTGGAGTTGTCTGGTGGTCAGTAGCTACTGTTTTGACACCTATTGCTGCAAGATTTGGACTGCCATTTTTGCTAATTATGCGTGCTTTTATGGGAATTGGCGAG GGTGTGGCTATGCCAGCGATGAACAACCTACTTTCAAAGTGGATTCCAGTGTCAGAGAGAAGTAGATCGCTTGCACTTGTGTACAGTGGCATGTATCTTGGTTCTGTTATTGGGCTGGCTTTCTCTCCTATCTTAATCAACAAGTTTGGGTGGCCATCTGTATTTTACTCATTTGGCTCCCTTGGAAGCATCTGGTTTGCATTATGGTTGAGAAAA GCATATAGCTCCCCAAAGGAAGACCCTGAGctaagtaaagaagaaaagaaaataatcatGGGAGGCAGCATATCCAAGGAACCTGTAACGGTCATTCCATGGCAATTAATATTATCAAAAGCCCCTGTTTGGGCTCTCATAATTTCTCACTTCTGCCATAATTGGGGAACTTTTATTCTCTTGACATGGATGCCTACATACTATAATCAG GTTTTGAAGTTCAACCTGACTGAATCTGGACTCCTCTGTGTATTGCCATGGTTGACTATGGCTGCCTTTGCGAATATAGGAGGATGGATCGCAGACACACTAGTGAGCAAAGGTCTTTCTGTAACAACAGTTCGTAAG ATCATGCAATCGATAGGTTTTCTAGGGCCAGCTTTCTTCCTTACGCAGCTAATCCATGTCAAGACACCTGCTATGGCAGTGCTGTGCATGGCATGTAGTCAG GGATCTGATGCATTCTCTCAATCTGGTCTTTATTCCAATCACCAAGACATCGGCCCACGATATGCT GGAGTTCTATTAGGATTGTCAAACACAGCCGGAGTGCTGGCTGGTGTTTTTGGGACTGCTGCTACTGGTTACATACTCCAACGAG GTTCCTGGAATGATGTGTTTAAGGTGTCAGTTGCATTGTACATCATAGGCACGTTAGTTTGGAACTTATTTTCAACCGGAGAGAAAGTTCTCGACTAA